A genome region from Altererythrobacter aquiaggeris includes the following:
- a CDS encoding thiamine pyrophosphate-binding protein has protein sequence MNTAPQKTAASLLVECLAEQGCDRIFTVPGESFLSVLDSLHDTGGIETVVCRQEGGASFMACADGAMTQRPGICFVTRGPGATNATIGVHVAMQDSQPMILFIGDVDSRMRDREGFQEVDFPAFFTPIAKWATRIDDEHRIPEYIARAWSVAVSGRPGPVVVALPEDMLARMVSGSPRPAVARPAQAVCPAAMQDMMRMIGDAASPLAIVGGAGWDRTAREHFTVFAERIGIPVATAFRRQDAVPPSSTVYAGNLGYGPNPELVERVKQADVLLVVGARMGEATTDGYELVTPDHPDQIIIHVHPDPNELGRVYRTDLALCADMAEFARSAALWDGDMPASGSGAEAHDQWTRWSTPAPRPADFDTTLDLAACVGIMRDQLPADTIICNGAGNFSGWWHRYWPYEGYPSQLAPTAGAMGYGVPAAVAATFRHPERSVVAVAGDGDFLMNGQELATAVQYGRDLLVIVVDNGAYGTIRMHQEREYPGRVSATQLVNPDFAKFGESFGGWTQRVTTTGEFADALAEAKGRKGLRLLHLVTDIEKLTAGGVTLSALRSRGGG, from the coding sequence ATGAACACTGCGCCCCAAAAGACCGCCGCCAGCCTGCTGGTAGAATGCCTCGCCGAACAGGGCTGCGACCGCATCTTTACCGTCCCGGGCGAAAGTTTCCTCTCGGTGCTCGATTCGCTGCACGACACAGGCGGGATCGAGACTGTGGTGTGCCGGCAGGAAGGCGGCGCATCCTTCATGGCTTGTGCCGACGGCGCGATGACACAGCGGCCCGGCATTTGTTTTGTCACGCGCGGTCCGGGTGCCACCAACGCGACGATCGGGGTGCATGTCGCGATGCAGGATTCGCAGCCGATGATCCTGTTTATCGGCGACGTGGACAGCCGGATGCGTGACCGCGAGGGCTTTCAGGAAGTCGATTTCCCGGCATTCTTCACACCAATCGCCAAATGGGCCACACGGATAGACGACGAACACCGTATTCCCGAATATATCGCACGCGCGTGGTCGGTCGCAGTTTCCGGCCGCCCCGGTCCGGTGGTCGTCGCCCTGCCCGAAGATATGCTGGCGCGAATGGTCAGCGGATCGCCGCGTCCGGCGGTTGCCCGGCCCGCGCAGGCTGTTTGCCCCGCTGCGATGCAGGACATGATGCGAATGATCGGTGATGCAGCTTCGCCGCTGGCCATTGTTGGCGGTGCAGGGTGGGACAGGACCGCGCGCGAGCATTTCACGGTGTTTGCTGAACGGATCGGAATACCGGTGGCGACGGCATTCCGCCGGCAGGATGCCGTTCCGCCTTCCTCCACCGTTTATGCGGGTAATCTGGGTTATGGCCCCAATCCCGAACTGGTCGAGCGCGTCAAACAAGCTGACGTACTGCTGGTAGTCGGTGCGAGAATGGGAGAAGCCACAACCGATGGCTACGAACTGGTCACGCCCGACCATCCGGATCAGATCATCATTCACGTGCATCCTGATCCGAATGAACTGGGCCGGGTTTACCGGACCGATCTGGCGCTTTGCGCAGACATGGCCGAATTTGCCCGAAGCGCGGCACTTTGGGACGGCGATATGCCCGCTTCCGGCTCAGGTGCAGAGGCGCACGATCAATGGACGCGGTGGTCCACCCCGGCCCCTCGACCTGCAGATTTCGATACCACGCTCGACCTGGCGGCCTGTGTGGGGATCATGCGCGACCAGTTGCCGGCCGACACGATCATCTGCAACGGCGCGGGCAATTTCTCGGGCTGGTGGCACCGCTACTGGCCCTACGAAGGCTATCCCAGCCAGCTGGCGCCAACCGCCGGTGCAATGGGTTATGGTGTCCCCGCAGCCGTGGCGGCAACTTTCCGCCATCCCGAACGCAGCGTAGTCGCCGTCGCTGGTGACGGCGATTTTCTGATGAATGGGCAGGAACTGGCGACAGCCGTCCAATACGGGCGCGATCTGTTGGTCATCGTGGTCGATAATGGCGCCTACGGCACGATCCGGATGCATCAGGAGCGCGAGTATCCCGGCCGCGTATCGGCAACGCAGCTGGTCAATCCGGACTTTGCCAAATTCGGCGAATCATTTGGCGGCTGGACGCAGCGCGTCACGACGACCGGCGAATTCGCAGACGCTCTTGCCGAAGCAAAGGGCCGCAAGGGCTTACGCCTCCTCCATCTCGTAACCGACATCGAAAAACTGACTGCCGGCGGCGTAACCCTGTCGGCGCTGCGATCCAGAGGCGGCGGCTAA
- a CDS encoding EVE domain-containing protein has product MAKRYWLLKSEPFKYGWDDLVAEKEGTWDGVRNHRAKNNLAAMKKGEQAFFYHSREGLEIVGIAEISADGIMDPTDPEQKWNAVKIIPKRKLENPVTLKQVKADPRLTEMELVRLSRLSVSEVTPEEWAMILEMEKD; this is encoded by the coding sequence TTGGCGAAGCGATATTGGTTGTTGAAGTCGGAACCGTTCAAATACGGTTGGGATGATCTTGTGGCGGAAAAGGAAGGCACGTGGGACGGTGTGCGCAACCACCGCGCCAAGAACAATCTCGCAGCGATGAAGAAGGGCGAGCAGGCGTTTTTCTACCACTCGCGCGAGGGGCTGGAGATCGTCGGGATTGCCGAGATCAGCGCCGATGGCATCATGGATCCGACCGATCCCGAGCAGAAATGGAATGCGGTAAAAATCATTCCCAAACGCAAGCTGGAAAACCCCGTCACTCTAAAGCAGGTCAAGGCAGATCCGCGGCTTACCGAAATGGAGCTGGTCCGTTTGTCACGCCTGTCCGTCAGCGAGGTTACGCCGGAAGAATGGGCCATGATCCTCGAAATGGAAAAAGATTAG
- a CDS encoding MFS transporter: MTTTPHLLARRRFLPLFVTQLFNAFNDNLFKTAMVLFVVYGVYASESAEGIFSAVASFLFILPFFLLSALAGQLADMRDKAAIVRKVKAAEIILMVIGAAGLVLAWQGIAVHTLAIPLMLLALFLTGVQSTFLGPIKYAILPQHLKKEEVLAGTGLVEAGTYIAILSGTILAGWIPVEWAAGLTIVTSITAYFISRQIPDAPPLGHVDEKIDWNIFRASYVLIRNTMHDRQVFYAILAISFFWTIGAVLIIQFPPLAKNIIMASKEVASLFLVVFSIGIAIGSVSVNALLKGTVSARYSPISVIFMGLFVVAFYFVCRLWQMDQPTQLLSVAEFIVWPMAIVLLLCLLGIAIAGGMFVVPLYAFLTTKVRPEQAARTIAANNIVNSGAMVAGSVLAMGLSMVGVSTTEQLLLSAGMCIVSAWLGRRLYRAEQDHIPVTL; encoded by the coding sequence ATGACAACAACCCCGCATTTGTTGGCTCGCAGGCGGTTTCTGCCGCTGTTCGTGACGCAACTTTTCAACGCCTTTAATGACAATCTGTTCAAGACCGCGATGGTCCTGTTCGTGGTTTACGGCGTGTATGCATCGGAAAGCGCGGAAGGCATCTTCAGCGCGGTGGCTTCTTTCCTGTTCATTCTGCCGTTTTTCCTGCTCTCTGCACTGGCGGGACAACTCGCCGACATGCGCGACAAGGCCGCCATCGTCCGCAAGGTGAAAGCGGCAGAGATCATCCTGATGGTGATCGGCGCTGCAGGCCTCGTGCTGGCATGGCAGGGCATTGCGGTGCACACGCTGGCTATTCCGCTGATGCTGCTCGCGCTGTTTCTCACCGGCGTGCAATCGACATTTCTGGGGCCGATCAAATACGCAATCCTGCCGCAGCATCTGAAGAAGGAAGAAGTGCTGGCGGGCACCGGCCTGGTCGAAGCCGGCACCTATATCGCCATACTTTCCGGCACCATATTGGCGGGCTGGATCCCGGTGGAATGGGCCGCCGGGTTGACCATCGTCACGTCGATCACGGCGTATTTCATCAGCCGCCAGATACCCGACGCCCCGCCGCTCGGCCATGTTGACGAGAAGATCGACTGGAACATCTTCCGCGCATCTTACGTGCTGATCCGCAATACGATGCATGACCGGCAGGTGTTTTACGCTATTCTTGCGATCAGCTTCTTCTGGACCATCGGCGCGGTGCTGATCATCCAGTTCCCGCCACTGGCCAAGAATATCATCATGGCATCGAAGGAAGTGGCCAGCCTGTTTCTGGTGGTATTTTCTATCGGGATCGCGATCGGTTCGGTTTCGGTCAATGCGCTGCTGAAGGGCACGGTTTCGGCCAGATACTCCCCGATATCGGTGATTTTCATGGGGCTGTTCGTGGTGGCGTTCTATTTCGTCTGCCGCCTGTGGCAAATGGATCAACCGACGCAATTGCTCAGCGTTGCCGAATTCATCGTCTGGCCGATGGCAATCGTGCTGCTGCTGTGCCTGCTGGGAATTGCCATTGCGGGCGGAATGTTCGTGGTGCCGCTATATGCGTTTTTGACCACCAAGGTCCGCCCGGAACAGGCGGCGCGCACGATTGCGGCCAATAACATCGTCAATTCAGGTGCGATGGTGGCTGGTTCGGTCCTCGCCATGGGGCTAAGCATGGTGGGCGTCTCGACAACCGAACAATTGCTGCTGAGCGCGGGTATGTGCATTGTTTCGGCATGGCTTGGCCGGCGGCTCTACCGCGCCGAACAGGACCATATTCCCGTCACGCTATAA
- a CDS encoding inner membrane-spanning protein YciB — protein MADEISQKKTGSGWLNVLVDYGPLLVFLGVYKYYSPDESDPIGEVAAVIRGTLAFIIAAIVALGFSKWRLGKVSPMLWFSTALIVGFGTLTVIFGDPTFVQLKPSIIYSFFGVALLAGYAKGKALLKYLLETAFEGLSDDGWLKLSRNWGIFFLALAVLNETLRFLYNVENGTFETWLWAKFWVFMPLSFLFTFSQIPMLLKHGLAVGESDEVVQNPPID, from the coding sequence ATGGCTGACGAAATTTCGCAGAAGAAAACAGGATCCGGCTGGCTAAACGTGCTGGTCGATTACGGTCCGCTGCTGGTGTTTCTGGGGGTCTATAAATATTATTCGCCCGACGAAAGCGATCCCATCGGCGAAGTGGCGGCGGTTATCCGCGGGACATTGGCATTTATCATCGCGGCGATCGTTGCACTGGGTTTTTCCAAGTGGCGGCTTGGCAAGGTATCACCGATGTTGTGGTTTTCCACTGCGCTGATCGTCGGCTTTGGCACATTGACGGTAATTTTCGGTGATCCGACATTCGTGCAGCTGAAACCGTCGATCATCTACAGTTTCTTCGGCGTCGCTCTGCTGGCCGGTTACGCCAAAGGCAAAGCCCTTCTGAAATATCTTCTCGAAACGGCTTTCGAAGGATTGAGCGACGATGGCTGGCTAAAACTCAGCCGGAACTGGGGCATATTCTTTCTGGCGCTGGCGGTTTTGAATGAGACGCTGCGCTTTCTCTACAATGTCGAAAACGGCACTTTCGAAACCTGGCTATGGGCCAAATTCTGGGTGTTCATGCCGCTGTCTTTTCTGTTCACATTCAGCCAGATCCCGATGCTGCTGAAGCACGGGCTGGCGGTGGGAGAATCGGACGAAGTCGTCCAGAACCCGCCAATCGACTAG
- the dapF gene encoding diaminopimelate epimerase, which translates to MRIPFTKMHGLGNDFIVLDARAEPLPDMTRHIAASLADRKTGIGCDQLVVLEPSVSADFRMRIFNSDGGEVEACGNAARAIALMHGGPARIETGGGIIHVEPAPGGAKVDMGIPRFQWQDIPLEYAMDTAALPLSWDDLANPAAINVGNPHLVFFVADTSSVPLADLGPQIETDPVFTQGVNVNVATIVDRSHIALRVWERGAGLTRACGTGACATAVAAIRAGLVDNRVQVSLPGGKLCIEWTAGSGIMMEGPAQESFSGSFNWDDFA; encoded by the coding sequence ATGCGCATCCCCTTCACCAAAATGCACGGCCTCGGTAATGATTTCATCGTGCTCGATGCGCGGGCCGAGCCGCTGCCCGACATGACGCGGCATATCGCAGCGTCTCTGGCCGATCGCAAAACGGGTATCGGCTGCGATCAGTTGGTCGTGCTGGAGCCATCCGTCAGCGCGGATTTCCGGATGCGAATATTCAATTCTGACGGCGGCGAAGTCGAAGCCTGCGGCAACGCAGCCCGGGCAATTGCACTCATGCACGGCGGGCCTGCCCGGATCGAAACCGGCGGCGGCATAATCCATGTCGAACCGGCCCCGGGCGGCGCCAAGGTCGATATGGGGATCCCCCGCTTCCAATGGCAGGATATTCCGCTGGAATATGCCATGGACACGGCGGCGCTGCCGCTTTCATGGGACGATCTGGCCAATCCTGCAGCCATCAATGTCGGCAACCCGCACCTTGTCTTTTTTGTGGCCGACACCAGCTCCGTACCGCTGGCCGATCTGGGTCCGCAGATCGAAACGGACCCCGTGTTCACTCAGGGCGTGAACGTTAACGTGGCGACAATCGTCGATCGCAGCCACATCGCGCTCCGCGTGTGGGAGCGCGGCGCGGGGCTGACACGCGCCTGCGGTACTGGTGCATGTGCAACCGCCGTCGCCGCGATCCGCGCCGGGCTGGTCGATAACCGCGTGCAGGTGTCATTACCGGGCGGAAAACTTTGCATCGAATGGACAGCGGGCAGCGGCATCATGATGGAGGGGCCGGCGCAGGAAAGTTTCAGCGGAAGTTTCAACTGGGACGACTTTGCATGA
- a CDS encoding MiaB/RimO family radical SAM methylthiotransferase — protein MTNAKGAEVISLGCRLNISESERIREMLGGESDVVVVNSCAVTSEAVRATRQAIRRARRDRPDARLLVTGCAADIERDAIAAMPEVDGLIANTHKLDPRAWNVPAQPVAVPARRTRAFVAVQNGCDHACTFCVIPQGRGPSVSLTISQVLAEIERHLLAGAPEIVLTGVDVTSWGHDLDGHPPLGKLVLAILDEFPRLSRLRMSSLDGIEIDPLLFELFAGEQRLMPHLHLSLQHGHDLILKRMKRRHSRADAAALVDRLRARRPGIAIGADLIAGFPTEDAAMHAANRAIIADLGIVHGHIFPYSPRPQTPAARMPQLGRPIVKQRAAELRADAAHQRAAWLASLIGSELSVLAERDGSGYSHEYARVGLPAGVPAGAIVQMRPANIEEGLLV, from the coding sequence ATGACCAACGCCAAAGGCGCAGAAGTCATATCGCTTGGCTGCCGGCTTAATATCTCCGAAAGCGAACGGATCCGCGAAATGCTCGGGGGCGAAAGTGATGTCGTGGTTGTGAACAGCTGCGCGGTCACATCCGAAGCAGTGCGCGCCACGCGGCAAGCCATCCGCCGCGCGCGGCGCGATCGGCCCGATGCGCGATTGCTGGTTACGGGATGTGCCGCCGATATCGAACGAGACGCGATTGCGGCCATGCCCGAAGTGGACGGGTTGATCGCAAACACGCACAAACTCGATCCGCGCGCCTGGAATGTGCCCGCGCAGCCCGTCGCTGTGCCAGCGCGCCGGACCCGCGCATTCGTCGCGGTCCAGAACGGCTGCGACCATGCCTGCACCTTTTGCGTGATACCACAGGGCCGCGGGCCCAGTGTTTCCCTCACAATCAGCCAGGTCCTGGCCGAAATCGAACGCCATCTGCTGGCAGGGGCACCTGAAATCGTGCTGACGGGTGTGGATGTGACGTCGTGGGGTCATGATCTGGACGGCCACCCGCCGCTCGGTAAACTGGTGCTGGCGATTCTGGACGAGTTTCCCCGGTTATCAAGGCTGCGCATGTCCTCGCTCGACGGAATTGAAATCGACCCGTTGTTATTCGAACTGTTCGCCGGCGAACAACGCCTGATGCCGCATTTGCATCTCAGCCTGCAGCATGGTCACGATCTGATTTTGAAACGGATGAAGCGCCGCCACAGCCGCGCCGATGCGGCCGCGCTGGTTGACCGGCTGCGGGCGCGGCGGCCCGGTATCGCGATCGGTGCCGATCTGATTGCCGGTTTTCCGACGGAAGATGCCGCCATGCATGCGGCAAACCGCGCGATCATCGCTGATCTGGGCATCGTTCACGGACACATCTTTCCCTATTCGCCGCGGCCGCAGACACCCGCGGCGCGGATGCCGCAACTTGGCCGGCCGATTGTAAAACAGCGTGCTGCGGAACTGCGCGCTGATGCCGCGCATCAACGCGCCGCCTGGCTGGCCAGCCTTATCGGCAGCGAGCTGTCGGTGCTCGCCGAACGCGACGGCAGCGGCTATTCGCACGAATATGCCCGCGTAGGTCTGCCCGCGGGTGTTCCGGCAGGTGCTATCGTGCAAATGCGCCCGGCCAATATCGAAGAAGGATTGCTCGTATGA
- the pgsA gene encoding CDP-diacylglycerol--glycerol-3-phosphate 3-phosphatidyltransferase, protein MWSLPNILTMSRIVAIPLLVYLLWWPDWQFGYWLAWGLYALMAITDYFDGYLARASGAVSKLGQFLDPIADKLMIAAVILVLTAQGFLRGPYVGDMHVIAGLIILMREIAVSGLREFLGGLQVSVPVSKLAKWKTTFQLLALGGLILGGAVHGQPCQSLGQSLAEQCAAFADSWIHVASLTCLWAAAVLTVITGWDYLRAGLAHMD, encoded by the coding sequence ATGTGGAGCTTGCCCAATATCCTCACCATGTCGCGCATCGTCGCGATCCCGCTGCTGGTCTATCTGCTATGGTGGCCCGACTGGCAGTTTGGCTATTGGCTGGCCTGGGGGCTTTATGCCCTGATGGCGATTACCGACTATTTCGACGGCTATCTGGCGCGGGCGAGCGGGGCGGTATCGAAACTGGGCCAGTTCCTCGATCCGATTGCCGACAAGCTGATGATCGCTGCGGTCATTCTGGTGCTCACCGCGCAGGGTTTTTTGCGCGGGCCCTATGTCGGCGATATGCACGTGATCGCGGGTCTGATCATCCTGATGCGCGAGATTGCCGTATCGGGCCTGCGCGAATTCCTCGGCGGACTGCAGGTTTCGGTCCCGGTCAGTAAACTCGCCAAATGGAAAACCACCTTTCAATTGCTCGCTTTGGGCGGGTTGATTCTGGGCGGGGCGGTTCACGGCCAACCCTGTCAATCGCTGGGCCAATCACTCGCCGAACAATGCGCTGCCTTTGCCGATAGCTGGATCCATGTTGCCAGCCTGACCTGCCTGTGGGCTGCAGCGGTACTGACCGTGATCACCGGTTGGGATTATCTGCGGGCCGGTCTCGCACATATGGATTGA
- the ftsY gene encoding signal recognition particle-docking protein FtsY yields the protein MSDTSWSERLFGGFRKTSERLSENLTGVVGTAKLDNATLDDVEDALILSDLGPSAAARIRAKLAEKRFGLAITERELKEAVAEEIAEILRPVAVPLEVTAFPRPQVVLVIGVNGSGKTTTIAKLAHLFQEDDYGVMLAAGDTFRAAAIGQLKVWADRLGIPIISGAEGGDPASIVFDAVREATDTGIDALIVDTAGRLQNKRELMDELAKIRRVLGRLNEAAPHDVVLVLDATNGQNALSQIKTFQEVAGVTGLIMTKLDGTARGGVLVAAAEQFGLPIHAIGVGEKIDDLRPFDPDLVARVIAGVA from the coding sequence ATGAGCGACACCAGCTGGTCCGAACGTCTGTTTGGCGGTTTCCGCAAGACATCGGAACGCCTGTCCGAAAATCTCACCGGAGTTGTCGGCACGGCAAAGCTGGATAATGCAACGCTGGACGATGTCGAAGATGCGTTGATCCTGTCCGACCTCGGTCCGTCCGCCGCGGCACGGATTCGGGCAAAACTGGCGGAGAAGCGTTTTGGCCTCGCGATCACCGAACGCGAGCTGAAAGAGGCTGTGGCGGAAGAAATTGCAGAAATTCTGCGCCCGGTGGCCGTACCGCTCGAGGTGACTGCATTTCCCCGCCCGCAGGTGGTGCTGGTCATCGGTGTGAACGGCAGCGGTAAAACCACCACCATCGCCAAGCTTGCGCATCTGTTCCAGGAAGATGACTATGGCGTCATGCTGGCGGCAGGTGACACATTCCGCGCCGCCGCCATCGGACAATTGAAAGTCTGGGCCGACCGGTTAGGCATTCCGATTATCAGCGGGGCCGAGGGCGGCGACCCGGCCAGCATTGTGTTCGATGCAGTCAGGGAAGCGACCGATACGGGCATCGACGCCTTGATTGTCGATACGGCCGGACGCCTGCAGAACAAACGCGAATTGATGGACGAGCTGGCCAAGATCCGCCGGGTTCTGGGCCGCCTGAACGAAGCCGCACCGCACGATGTGGTGCTGGTGCTGGACGCCACAAACGGGCAAAATGCGCTTAGCCAGATCAAGACCTTCCAGGAGGTTGCCGGTGTTACCGGACTGATCATGACGAAGCTGGACGGTACAGCGCGCGGCGGTGTGCTGGTTGCCGCAGCCGAACAATTCGGCCTGCCGATCCATGCGATCGGTGTTGGCGAGAAAATTGACGACTTACGGCCATTCGACCCCGATCTGGTGGCCCGTGTCATTGCAGGAGTGGCCTGA
- a CDS encoding putative bifunctional diguanylate cyclase/phosphodiesterase, with amino-acid sequence MNTQFEDGFKKDKRLGKAEGDLVALGIAVAAIILFLGTGSSVLSQVARAWQGTGLPPEPVLVNALLLNIALIIFGWRRYSELTKEIAERRKAEESARILSETDELTGCLNRRSIGPASEAIIQASSASGMANAFLMIDLDNFKQVNDLNGHLAGDDILQTTAKRITDELPRGAILARLGGDEFACLVSYEPRGEASVSKIAGNIIEAVSQPIEHGEQTLEVTVSVGISTTETSDQGTAAGRENRAKSLLHRADVAMYHAKKDGRNRYFWFESPMENELKYRAELEAGIRRGLQNDEFVPYFEQQIDLDSGELVGFEMLARWQSPELGLVGPDIFIPVAEDMGVIAELSETLISKALDHAKDWDASLTLSVNISPVQLRDPWFSQKILKLLTGHGFPPNRLEIEITESCLHENVAAVRTMITSLKNQGVSISLDDFGTGYSSLAQLRSLPFDRIKIDRSFVTEMNSNPGNSKIVDAIISLGEGLKLPITAEGIETEEVRGLLSRLGPLKGQGYLYGQPENAATVHDRLALQGRLSGAEAYQKAAQDSAAEEPATADFQNRNTA; translated from the coding sequence GTGAATACGCAGTTCGAAGACGGCTTTAAAAAGGATAAACGCTTGGGGAAAGCCGAAGGTGACCTTGTCGCCTTGGGGATAGCAGTAGCCGCAATTATCCTGTTTCTGGGCACCGGCAGTTCGGTCCTGTCGCAAGTTGCGCGGGCCTGGCAGGGAACCGGCCTTCCGCCCGAACCTGTGCTGGTCAACGCCCTGCTGCTCAATATTGCGCTGATCATATTCGGTTGGCGGCGGTATTCCGAACTGACCAAGGAAATTGCCGAACGCCGCAAGGCGGAAGAATCGGCGCGCATCCTTTCCGAAACAGATGAACTGACGGGGTGCCTTAACCGGCGTTCGATCGGTCCGGCCAGCGAAGCGATTATCCAGGCATCGTCTGCATCGGGTATGGCCAATGCATTCTTGATGATCGATCTCGACAATTTCAAACAGGTCAACGATCTGAACGGTCATCTGGCCGGAGACGACATTCTGCAGACCACAGCCAAACGCATCACAGACGAATTGCCACGCGGTGCCATTCTGGCGCGGTTGGGCGGTGACGAGTTCGCCTGTTTGGTAAGTTACGAACCCCGCGGCGAAGCATCGGTCAGCAAAATTGCCGGAAACATCATCGAAGCCGTATCCCAGCCGATCGAACACGGTGAACAGACGTTGGAAGTCACGGTTTCGGTCGGAATTTCTACCACGGAAACCAGCGATCAGGGTACGGCAGCAGGCCGCGAAAACCGGGCAAAATCGCTGCTGCACCGCGCAGATGTCGCGATGTATCATGCAAAAAAAGATGGCCGTAACCGGTATTTCTGGTTCGAATCGCCGATGGAAAACGAACTCAAATATCGCGCTGAACTGGAAGCCGGCATCCGCCGCGGTCTGCAGAACGATGAATTCGTCCCTTATTTCGAACAACAGATCGATCTGGATAGCGGCGAGCTTGTGGGCTTCGAAATGCTGGCGCGGTGGCAGTCGCCCGAATTGGGGTTGGTCGGGCCCGATATCTTTATCCCGGTGGCCGAAGATATGGGCGTGATTGCCGAATTGTCCGAAACGCTTATTTCCAAAGCGCTGGACCATGCGAAAGACTGGGACGCTTCGCTGACGCTGTCGGTAAATATTTCCCCGGTTCAATTGCGCGATCCGTGGTTTTCGCAAAAGATCCTGAAATTGCTGACCGGCCACGGCTTTCCGCCCAACCGTCTTGAAATCGAAATCACCGAAAGCTGTCTCCACGAAAATGTCGCTGCCGTACGCACCATGATTACCAGCCTGAAAAATCAGGGCGTTTCGATCAGCCTCGACGATTTCGGGACGGGATATTCCAGCCTAGCCCAGCTCCGTTCGCTACCGTTCGACAGGATCAAGATCGACCGCAGTTTCGTAACCGAAATGAACAGCAATCCCGGCAATTCGAAAATTGTCGATGCCATCATTTCGCTTGGCGAAGGGCTCAAACTGCCGATCACAGCCGAAGGGATCGAAACAGAGGAAGTACGCGGCCTGTTGAGCAGGCTTGGCCCGCTCAAGGGCCAGGGCTACCTTTACGGGCAGCCAGAGAATGCCGCCACGGTGCACGACCGGCTTGCGCTGCAGGGGCGACTTTCCGGCGCAGAAGCCTATCAAAAGGCTGCACAGGACAGCGCGGCGGAAGAACCCGCTACGGCGGATTTCCAAAACCGGAATACTGCCTGA
- a CDS encoding TIGR03032 family protein: MSAAPPKVEYSLSSGFIARLIAMRASLAFTSYQSGLLYMLGGNPQGAAQLHQSAMPKPMGLCTDGSGHLVLSAGAQITRLVNVLEPEQRINQIYDACFMPRTTYLTGQIDAHDVGVESDGRIVFVNTRYNCLAAISDRHSFKPIWKPPFITDIVDEDRCHLNGLAMREGKAAFVTAVSRSNTIDGWRDRRADGGVVIDVQTDEIVCEGLSMPHSPRWHDGRLWVLNSGSGELGHVELPKGKATMGTFVPLAFCPGFLRGLAFHGKFAFVGLSRPRYKRFEGLSLDQKLKDADSEPWCGVQVIDLESGACVDWFRIDGEIGELYDVCVVEGFHCSMTVSPNSPDAATLITIED; encoded by the coding sequence GTGAGCGCAGCACCGCCGAAAGTGGAATATTCGCTGTCGAGCGGATTCATTGCCCGGCTTATTGCGATGAGGGCGTCGCTGGCCTTCACTTCCTACCAATCCGGCTTGCTGTACATGCTGGGCGGCAATCCGCAGGGTGCCGCCCAGCTTCACCAATCGGCTATGCCCAAGCCGATGGGATTGTGCACGGATGGCAGCGGCCACCTTGTTCTCTCCGCAGGCGCCCAGATAACGCGGTTGGTTAACGTGCTGGAGCCAGAGCAGCGCATCAATCAGATTTACGACGCCTGCTTCATGCCGCGCACAACCTACCTGACCGGCCAGATCGACGCGCATGACGTGGGCGTGGAAAGTGACGGGCGGATTGTCTTCGTCAACACACGTTACAATTGCCTCGCCGCGATATCGGACAGGCATTCGTTCAAGCCAATCTGGAAGCCGCCCTTCATTACCGACATTGTGGATGAAGACCGCTGTCACTTGAACGGTTTGGCAATGCGCGAAGGCAAGGCTGCCTTTGTTACCGCTGTATCGCGGTCAAATACGATCGATGGCTGGCGCGATCGCCGCGCCGATGGCGGCGTGGTGATCGATGTGCAGACAGATGAAATCGTGTGCGAGGGCCTGTCCATGCCGCATTCGCCGCGCTGGCATGATGGCAGGCTATGGGTACTCAATTCGGGCAGCGGAGAGCTGGGCCATGTCGAGTTGCCAAAGGGCAAAGCCACAATGGGCACCTTTGTTCCCCTTGCATTTTGTCCCGGTTTCCTGCGCGGCCTGGCCTTCCACGGAAAGTTTGCCTTCGTGGGGTTGTCCCGTCCGCGATATAAGCGGTTCGAGGGGCTGTCGCTCGATCAGAAACTGAAGGACGCTGACAGCGAGCCGTGGTGCGGTGTGCAGGTGATCGATCTGGAAAGCGGGGCCTGCGTCGACTGGTTCCGGATCGATGGGGAGATTGGCGAGCTTTACGATGTCTGTGTGGTCGAGGGATTTCATTGCTCGATGACAGTTTCGCCAAATTCGCCTGACGCAGCGACGCTTATCACAATTGAAGACTAA